Genomic window (Bradyrhizobium sp. 186):
TGATGGTCGTGGCCATGATGGTGATGATCATGGTCGTGGTCATCGGCTTCCAGGAAGTTCGGCTCGATGTCGAGGATGCGGTCGAGGTCGAAGGCGCCGCGATCGAGCACGTCGGTCAGCGCCACCTGGCATCGCTCGGTGCGATGAAGCTTGGCGTAGGGGTTGATGCCGCGGATGCGGGCTTCGACCTCGGCAAGCTCGGCCTTGGTGACGAGATCGGTCTTGTTCAGCACGATTACGTCGGCGAACGCGATCTGGTTCTTGGCCTCTGGCGCGTCCTTCAGGCGCTCGGACAACCATTTCGCGTCAGCAACCGTGACGACCGCATCGAGCCGGGCGTTCTTCTGCACGTCCTCGTCGACGAAGAAGGTCTGGGCCACTGGCGCCGGATCGGCGAGCCCGGTGGTCTCGACGATGATGGCGTCGAACTTGCCCTTGCGCTTCATCAACCCGTCCAAGATGCGCACGAGATCGCCGCGCACGGTGCAGCAGATGCAACCATTGTTCATCTCGAACACTTCCTCATCGGCGCCGATGATGAGGTCGTTGTCGATGCCGATCTCGCCGAATTCGTTGACGATGACGGCGTACTTCTTGCCGTGGTTTTCCGACAGGATGCGGTTCAACAGCGTGGTCTTGCCGGCGCCGAGATAGCCGGTCAGAACGGTCACGGGAATTTTTGGGGAGGTCGCTTCAGACATAACAACTCCGGACATCGGGCTTTTTCGCGCGACGCGAGGCGGGGTGGCCCCTGCCCTAATGGTCAAGCGCGCTGGTCAGCGCCTTTATATTGTGCCTGACCATGTCAATGTAAGTGGGGGCAGGTCCCTTTTCGCCGGTCAAACCGTCCGAAATCAGGATCCCGCCGACTTTCGAGCCGGTCTCGGCCGCGATCCGCCGGATCAGCCGGTCATCGCTGATATTCTCTAGGAACACGGCCGGGATTTTTTGGGCCTTGACCTGGCCGATGATGCCGGCAATGTCCCGCGCGCTGGGCTCGGTTTCGGTGGAGACCCCCAAGGGCGCGATGAACTGGACGCCATATTCGGCGGCGAAATAGCCGAAGGCGTCATGGGTCGAGATCACCTTGCGCCGGTCCGGGGGGATTTTGGCGACGGCCTCACGCACCTCGCGGTCGAGCGTTTCGAGCTTTTCCAGATAGGCTTTGGCCTGGGCGCGGAAGAAGTCCGCGCCATCCGGGTCAGCGGCGGCCAGCGCATTGGCGATGTCGGTCACGTAGATCTTGGCGTTGGGGACGGATTGCCAGGCATGCGGATCGGCGGCCGCGCCGAGCTTCAGGGGCGTGATGCCGGCGCTTGCGGTCACGACCGTCGCCTTGCTGCCCGAGGACTGCACCAGCCGCGGCAGCCAGCCTTCGAGGCCGAGCCCGTTGACGATGACGAGCTTCGCGTCCGCGACCCGCTTCGCATCACCGGGCGCTGGCGTATAAACATGGACGTCGCTGTCGGCCCCGACCAGCGTCGTCAGGCTGACGCGGTCACCGCCGACATTGCGGACGAAATCGGCGAGGATCGAGAAGCTCGCGACGACGTTGAGCCGCTCGGCGGCATGCAGCGGCGAGGCGATCAGCAAGAGCACACAAAGAAGGATACGCCGCATCGGTCGTCACGCTTCCAGATGCCGGCCGGGAAATATCTGCCTGACGACACCGCCGACGCGGCCAAACAGGACCGAGACGATGTAGAGCGCGCTCGCCACGAGAATGATCGCAGGTCCCGACGGCACGCGGGTCTGGAACGACAGCACGAGGCCGGCATAGCCCGAGACCGCCGCGGCGATCACGGCGATGCAGATCATCACTGTGAGATCGCGCGACCAGAACCGCGCGATGCCGGCGGGCAGGATCATCAGGCCGACCGCCAGAAGCGTGCCGAGCGCCTGAAAGCCGTTGACGAGATTGATGACGACCAGCGCAAGGAAGGCGAGGTGCGCAGGGCCGCCGGCGCGGCTCACGGTACGCAGAAATAATGGATCGACGCTCTCGATCACCAGCGGGCGATAGATCACGGCCAGCACGAGCAGCGTAACCGTGGCGTTAAACGCGACCACCAGCAGCGTCTGGTCGTCCATCGCGAGGACGTTGCCGAACAGCACGTGCAGCAGGTCGATATTGGTGCCCTTGATCGAAACGATGGTGACGCCCAGCGCCAGTGAGGCCAGGTAGAAGGTCGCCAGCGAGGCGTCCTCCTTCAGCCCGGTCGAGCGCGAGACGAGGCCTGCGAGGATCGCCACGGCAAAGCCCGCGATCAGGCCGCCGGCCGTCATCGCGAACAGATTGAGGCCGGAGAGCAGGAAACCGACGGCCGCGCCCGGCAGGATCGCGTGCGCCATGGCGTCACCGACGAGGCTCATCCGCCGCAGCATCAGGAACATGCCGATCGGCGCCCCCGCGAGCGACAGCGCGATGACGGCCGCGAGCGCACGCCGCATGAACTCGAATTCGGTGAACGGGCCGATCAGCGCGTCGTAGAGCATCAGTTATCACGCCGCCCGCGAGCGGGCATCATCGGCCGCGCAGGCCGCGGCACTGTCGTCGAAGGCCTCGCACATCCGCATCGCAACCATCAGGTTTTCCGGCGTCAGCACCTCCGCCGTCGGCCCCCACGCCACGGGCCCGCGCGCCAGCACCAGCGTCTCGCTGAAGTGCGTTCGCACCATCTCCAGGTCGTGCAGCGCGGCCAGCACGGTGCGGCCCTCGCCGTGCCAGTGTCTTACCAGCGCAAGCAGGTCAGCCGTGGTCTTGCTGTCGATGGCGTTGAAGGGTTCGTCGAGCACGATCAGGCTCGCGTCCTGGAGCAACACGCGCGCGAACAATACCCGCTGCATCTGCCCGCCGGAGAGCGTGCCGATCGGGCGGTTCTCAAAACCGTTGAGGCCAACGGCCGCAATTGCATGCAGGATCTTTTCGCGCGCGGCCTTGCCGATGCCGCCGAACAGGCCGGTCGCGCGCCACAGTCCGGTGGCGACGAAATCGAACACGGAGATCGGGAAGCTGCGGTCGATCTCCGCGCTCTGCGGCAGATAGGCGATATCGCGGGAGTCGAGGCCGCCGAGATGGATGCTGCCGTCGAGCGGCCCGAGGATGCCGACGATGCCGCGCAGCAGCGTCGACTTGCCGGCGCCGTTCGGTCCGATCACGGCAACCAGCGCGCCCGGTGCGACCTCGCCATTAAGGTGGTGCACGGCCGGATGCCGGTCGTAGCCGAGCGTGACATTGTGGAAATGCAGCCCCGCCATGGTCACCTCATCGCCAGCCACACGGTGCCCCACAGCACTGCGCAGACGGCAAGTGCGGCCGAGAGGCGTGCCATCACGGTCATGCGCAGGATCGACCAGGGCGCCGCCTGAGCCGGATGCGGCACTGCTGCGTCATGGACGTGGGCGTGCGAGTGGTCATGCCCATGGGCATGGTCATGGGAGTGGTCGTGATGGTGGGCGTGGGACGCGGCGGGAACCATTTGAGGACGTTATATTATAACATTACGCCTGTCCACGCCCGCTCAGGGCTTGCCGATCACCATTGCGATGGCGGCGGCCACGAACGGGAACGGCACTGAAACCGCGCAGCGGAACCAGACGAAACGGGCCGGCATGAACGGGATTTCCCACAAGATCACCCGCTGGAAGGCGAACAGCGCCCAGGCCACGACATAGGCGACCACCTGCGGCACGCCGCCGCCCGACTTCAGCGCCACCGTCCCAATCGAGAAACCGATCACCGGCCCGCCCGGCGTGGCGGCTCCGGCGACCACGGCGGTCGCAACCCCAAGCCAGCCGCTGTCCGGCCCGAGCCAGCCGGTGATCACCTCCTGCGGGATGATGGCGGCGATATAGCCGGAGCCGATCACCCCTAGCGCAATCCGCGGCACGATGTTGATGAAGTCCATGGAACCTTCGCGCAGCGAGGCCTTGAACACCGGAGGGCCGCGGCGGAAGGCGATCAGGCCAACGCCGAGCACCGAGCCCCACAGCAGGATGTCGATGAGAAGCGCGGCGCTCAATTCGTCTCCTCGTCGCTCGCACGCCTCGGATAGAGCCGGACATAGACGAAGCGGCCGAGCGCGCCGGCGAGCACCGGCAGCGGCAGCGAGATGACGATGCGCCACAGCGTGAAGTCGGTGCCCATGATCGGGATTTCCCAGGCGACCGCGCGGCCATAGCCGATCAGGGTCCAGCTCACGACCATGGCGATGGTGGCGCCGAAATCGGCCCCGACCGCGAGCAGCGCGCTCGCCACCGGATAGGCGGTGAACGGTCCGCCCGGCAGGATCGCGCCGAAGGCGGTGCCGATCAAAAGCCCCTTCAGCCCGGACTTCGGTCCGAGCGAGCGCGACACCCTTTCGTGCGGCAGGATTTCCGAGATGAATGCGCCGAGCAGGCAGCCCGCGAGCACGCGGGGCAGGATGCCGCCGAACAGCGAGAGGTCGTGGGTCAGGATGTCCAGAACGCCGCTGGTGCCGTCACGCCGCCAGACCAGCGCCGCGCTCACCGCCACCAGCACCGCGATCATGATCGTCGACCAGCCGATCGGCTTGCGCACACGCCCCGGCCGCGGCTCGGACTCGGCGTCCGCGGCAGGCGCCGGGTCTTTTGCGGAAGGTTCTGACAACGGGTTGGAATCGGCTCGGTGGGAGGCCTGTCCTGATTAAGGGCGACGCCGACGCGATGCAAACAGTACGATGACAGACCGATGCGCGCACTGCGCAGGGCTGGTTCGCTGCATTCCGCACGGCAAAAAGGCGGCCGCGTTGGCGACCGCCTTTCATTTTCGCCATTCCGGGGCGCGCACGGCGCGAACCCGGAATCTCGCACCACAATTCTGGATTCCGGGTTCGCCCTGCGGGCGCCCCGGAATGACCGAATGGCTAACTCACGCCTTGTCGAACAGGGACTCGACGTATTCCCAGTTCACGAGGTTCTCGACGAACGCCTTCAGATAGTCCGGACGGCGGTTGCGATAGTCGATGTAGTAGGAGTGCTCCCAGACGTCGCAGCCGAGGATCGGGGTGGCGCCGTGCACCAGCGGATTCTCGCCGTTCGGGGTCTTGGAGATCTCGAGCTTGCCGTTCTTGACCTGGAGCCAGCACCAGCCGGAGCCGAACTGGCCGACGCCGGCCGCCTGGAAGTCCGTCTTGAACTTCTCGAAACCGCCGAGGTCCTCGTTGATCTTCTTCTCGAGCTTGCCCGGCAGCTTGGTGCCGCCGCCATTGGGCTTCATCCAGCTCCAGAAGTGGATGTGGTTGTAGTGCTGGCCGGCATTGTTGAACACGGCGGGGTTCTTGCCGAACGAGCCCTTGACGATCTCCTCAAGGGACTTGCCTTCCCATTCGGTCCCCTTGAGCGCGTTGTTGCCGTTGGTGACGTAGGCCTGATGATGCTTGTCGTGGTGGAATTCCAGCGTCTCCTTCGACATGAATTGCCCGAGGGCGTCATAGGCGTAAGGAAGTGGGGGCAGCGTGAATGTCATGGGTTCTTGTCCGCAACTGATGGGAACGAGGCTTAACGGTCATCCCTTATAGAAGGTTCCGCGGCCGTTAAATACCGCTATTTGCAATGCGGGCGCGACCTGGTTGCACAACTTCGCCGCAGGAATCGGGCGTCAACGGGCATGGTCGTTCGCCGTAAAATATCATTGCCTTTGAAGCGGTTATGACAGAACGAACGCATCACGGAGCGGAGAGGCGAAAGGTAAAGCGATGAGCATCGAGATCGATATTTTGAACGGCGACGCCTCGTGGTCGATCGCGGAGCCGCTGCATAGCGCAGTCTGGCCGCGCCACAGGGTCGAGAAGCAGCCCTGGGGTCACATCCTATGGGCCGATGCCGACCTTCGCGTGCTGATCGAGACACCCGAGGACGGCCTTGTCTGCCATGTCGGCATCTATTTCCGCACCATCAGCTGGAACGGACGCAAGGTGCATGTCGGCGGCATCGGCGGCGTCTGCACGCGCGAGGATCGCCGCGGGCGCGGCTACGCGACGATGGCGATCGACGCGGCGGTGCACACCATGCGGGCCAACGAGGCGGTCCGCTTCGCGCTCCTGTTCTGCGAGCCGCACAATGTCGAATTCTACGAGGCCCGCAACTGGCACGCCTTTACCGGCGACGTCTATTGCGAGCAGCCGGAGGGGCGTATCCGGTTCGACCACATGGCGCCTTTCGTGTTCGACATCGCCCGCGCACCACGCCT
Coding sequences:
- a CDS encoding GTP-binding protein, with product MSEATSPKIPVTVLTGYLGAGKTTLLNRILSENHGKKYAVIVNEFGEIGIDNDLIIGADEEVFEMNNGCICCTVRGDLVRILDGLMKRKGKFDAIIVETTGLADPAPVAQTFFVDEDVQKNARLDAVVTVADAKWLSERLKDAPEAKNQIAFADVIVLNKTDLVTKAELAEVEARIRGINPYAKLHRTERCQVALTDVLDRGAFDLDRILDIEPNFLEADDHDHDHHHHGHDHHHDHGHGLKHYHDEDMQSLSLKTDKPLDPNVFMPWLQNLVQVEGQKILRSKGILAFHDDDDRYVFQGVHMMLEGNHQRKWNDGEPRESRLVFIGRELPEELIRTGFESCIVS
- a CDS encoding metal ABC transporter substrate-binding protein; translated protein: MRRILLCVLLLIASPLHAAERLNVVASFSILADFVRNVGGDRVSLTTLVGADSDVHVYTPAPGDAKRVADAKLVIVNGLGLEGWLPRLVQSSGSKATVVTASAGITPLKLGAAADPHAWQSVPNAKIYVTDIANALAAADPDGADFFRAQAKAYLEKLETLDREVREAVAKIPPDRRKVISTHDAFGYFAAEYGVQFIAPLGVSTETEPSARDIAGIIGQVKAQKIPAVFLENISDDRLIRRIAAETGSKVGGILISDGLTGEKGPAPTYIDMVRHNIKALTSALDH
- a CDS encoding metal ABC transporter permease, with amino-acid sequence MLYDALIGPFTEFEFMRRALAAVIALSLAGAPIGMFLMLRRMSLVGDAMAHAILPGAAVGFLLSGLNLFAMTAGGLIAGFAVAILAGLVSRSTGLKEDASLATFYLASLALGVTIVSIKGTNIDLLHVLFGNVLAMDDQTLLVVAFNATVTLLVLAVIYRPLVIESVDPLFLRTVSRAGGPAHLAFLALVVINLVNGFQALGTLLAVGLMILPAGIARFWSRDLTVMICIAVIAAAVSGYAGLVLSFQTRVPSGPAIILVASALYIVSVLFGRVGGVVRQIFPGRHLEA
- a CDS encoding ABC transporter ATP-binding protein; protein product: MAGLHFHNVTLGYDRHPAVHHLNGEVAPGALVAVIGPNGAGKSTLLRGIVGILGPLDGSIHLGGLDSRDIAYLPQSAEIDRSFPISVFDFVATGLWRATGLFGGIGKAAREKILHAIAAVGLNGFENRPIGTLSGGQMQRVLFARVLLQDASLIVLDEPFNAIDSKTTADLLALVRHWHGEGRTVLAALHDLEMVRTHFSETLVLARGPVAWGPTAEVLTPENLMVAMRMCEAFDDSAAACAADDARSRAA
- a CDS encoding permease, translated to MSEPSAKDPAPAADAESEPRPGRVRKPIGWSTIMIAVLVAVSAALVWRRDGTSGVLDILTHDLSLFGGILPRVLAGCLLGAFISEILPHERVSRSLGPKSGLKGLLIGTAFGAILPGGPFTAYPVASALLAVGADFGATIAMVVSWTLIGYGRAVAWEIPIMGTDFTLWRIVISLPLPVLAGALGRFVYVRLYPRRASDEETN
- a CDS encoding superoxide dismutase; this encodes MTFTLPPLPYAYDALGQFMSKETLEFHHDKHHQAYVTNGNNALKGTEWEGKSLEEIVKGSFGKNPAVFNNAGQHYNHIHFWSWMKPNGGGTKLPGKLEKKINEDLGGFEKFKTDFQAAGVGQFGSGWCWLQVKNGKLEISKTPNGENPLVHGATPILGCDVWEHSYYIDYRNRRPDYLKAFVENLVNWEYVESLFDKA
- a CDS encoding GNAT family N-acetyltransferase, which codes for MSIEIDILNGDASWSIAEPLHSAVWPRHRVEKQPWGHILWADADLRVLIETPEDGLVCHVGIYFRTISWNGRKVHVGGIGGVCTREDRRGRGYATMAIDAAVHTMRANEAVRFALLFCEPHNVEFYEARNWHAFTGDVYCEQPEGRIRFDHMAPFVFDIARAPRLGTIDLCGLPW